A single window of uncultured Methanospirillum sp. DNA harbors:
- the galE gene encoding UDP-glucose 4-epimerase GalE: protein MKDIRICIIGGAGYIGSHVDLFLRDRGYLTVLIDNEDRGHRDAILHDDYIKVDIRDTHTLKTIFEHYKFSIIMHFAAYAYVGESVHEPLKYYNNNLGGIISLLECMQHHNVKKLIFSSTCATYGNPNYLPIDEKHPQKPVNPYGWSKLIAEQIMSDCDAAWGLKTVALRYFNAAGEDPQGRAHERHDPETHLIPLVLHAAADPTKEIQIFGTDYDTPDGTCIRDYIHVTDLAQAHVLALEYLLKGGESQVYNLGNGTGYSVREVIDAAKRVTGKEIVVRECPRRPGDPPALVGSANKIIKELGWKQTIPNLEDIIRTAWRG from the coding sequence ATGAAGGATATTAGAATATGTATAATAGGCGGAGCCGGTTATATCGGATCTCACGTCGACCTTTTCTTAAGAGATCGAGGCTACTTAACAGTCCTTATTGATAACGAGGATCGGGGCCACCGGGACGCAATATTACATGATGACTATATTAAAGTAGATATCCGGGATACCCATACTTTAAAAACCATATTTGAACATTATAAATTCTCTATAATAATGCACTTTGCCGCATATGCATACGTCGGGGAATCAGTTCATGAACCTCTTAAATATTATAACAACAATCTCGGGGGCATAATCTCACTCCTCGAATGTATGCAACATCATAATGTTAAAAAACTGATCTTCTCCTCCACATGTGCAACCTATGGAAACCCAAATTACCTCCCAATAGATGAGAAACATCCACAAAAACCAGTCAATCCTTACGGCTGGAGTAAACTCATAGCTGAACAAATCATGTCAGATTGTGACGCTGCCTGGGGCCTGAAAACTGTAGCACTCAGATATTTCAACGCAGCCGGAGAGGATCCACAAGGAAGGGCCCACGAACGACATGATCCTGAAACTCATCTTATTCCTCTGGTTCTTCATGCCGCTGCAGATCCAACAAAGGAGATCCAGATCTTTGGAACGGATTATGACACTCCTGATGGTACCTGCATTAGGGATTATATTCATGTCACAGATTTGGCACAGGCACATGTTCTTGCGCTTGAATATTTGCTCAAAGGAGGAGAGAGTCAGGTCTACAACCTTGGCAATGGAACTGGATATTCAGTAAGGGAAGTAATTGATGCAGCAAAAAGGGTGACCGGAAAAGAAATCGTAGTTCGGGAATGTCCACGGCGTCCAGGCGATCCCCCTGCTCTTGTAGGCAGTGCCAACAAAATTATAAAAGAATTAGGATGGAAACAAACAATTCCAAATCTTGAGGATATAATCCGAACGGCGTGGAGAGGATAA